AGCCTCTCAAAAGTGGGGTTGCAAAGAATATAAAGGAGGTGCACCATAGCTGGTCACTTCCTTGATGCTGAAAAAGTTGACTAGTCAACTTTcccaacattaaaaaattaccccttacaaaaacaaaaatgacagAACCTCCCCTGGCAATTAGACCCTCCAAATTATGCCATATTATCTAGTAAAGAATCTAGGTTAGCTCCAATTAGGATCAAGTCAAAACAACATGCTTGTAGGATTTGATTCCCCAccttttctataaattttactGCCCCCCTTTTCTATAAATTTTCCAGGTGctatttgcatcattttcacTCTGAACCATACCTCAAGTTTTCTGTTCCCAATTCTCTATTTATTGGTGCTTCTTGCTGTCATACAAATGTGGCTTATTTTGGATACTTTTGCTgtttaaaatttcaacttgTTGGAATTTGCAGGCTCTTTTACATTCTGTTCCATTTGGAAAAATGATAGTTTTAGATCTGTTTGCTGAAGCCAAACCGATATGGAAGAATTCCTCACAATTTTATGGCACTCCTTATGTTTGGTAATTAGCTGTTTCTTGCTATGTTGGCAGTAATTTTACCCTTTCCTACtcctttgtttttaaattgcatTTGAATATAGTAGGAAATATTTTCACAGTTGGTTGAACATGCATCAGGTGTCTGTTGCATAATTTTGGGGGAAATATCGAAATGTATGGCATATTGGACGCAATATCTTCAGGTCCAGTTGATGCCCGCATCATTGAAAATTCAACCATGGTATGCTGGGTGTGTGAGTGTGAACTGGTATTCCATTCATCATGATACTTTAAGCACATAAATTTTGTGAACTACAGCAAAGTAAGCCATTTTAACATGATGATGGAGTTGAAAGAAATTACAATTAGTAGTGTTATTTCATCTTGATGCCTttgattttctctatttttcttcacATAAGTATGATAACTTATTTATAGTTATCTTCTGGCTTGCTATTTTTAGTACATGTATAGAACATGCTCGTTCATGTAACTTACAATTTAATGTTCAAGCAGGTTGGTGTTGGCATGTGCATGGAAGGAATAGAGCACAATCCGGTTGTTTATGAACTAATGTCTGAAATGGCATTCCGCAGTGGAAAACCTCAAGTTTTGGTAATTTCTGGATTGTGATTGCTGCTCTATGCTTGAATAGTTTTGGTAATTTGAGTTCAAGCTCTGGTAATTTTAGGATTGTAATTTCTCTTCTATGCTTAAATTTTAGTAGTAACACTAGTTTTACATGCATTGAtgcatatattttgaaaataaaaaatatggttttacAAAAACAACCATGGGTTTCCAAACCTGCTTGTTATAAATGCAATCATCTATGGATATCTTGGTATAAATGGGAACACGAGACTGATTAAATGAGAGATCCTTATTCTTGTGCGTGATTTTTTCTGTATTATGGACATTGTTTAACTTTAATGATTTTGTAGGAATGGTTGAAGACCTATTCCCGTAGACGATATGGTAAAGCAGTTCGTCAAGTTGTGGCAGCTTGGGATATTCTTTACCACACAATTTACAATTGTACAGATGGAATTGCTGTATGTTTTCTATTATGTTGATTAGATGCAACATCAATATgtcattttagttttcttgataagataaaattagaaactGAATTAAGCAGGAGATAAGTCATAACAGTGACAGAGGAATTCTTTTTAATGTTCCAGTGTTcgattatttatctatttttatttttttactttgttatttgaTAAACTGGCTTTCAATTTTTGGCTTATCTTTCTCTTAAATACTaataattgttttcattttctgcaGGACCATAACACAGACTTCATTGTAAAGTTTCCTGACTGGGATCCATCGCTGCATTCTGGATCCAACATATCTGAACAAGACAATATGCGCATTCTCCTCACATCATCTGGAACCAGAAGATTTTTATTCCAAGAGACAAGTTCTGATTTCCCTGAGGCACATTTATGGTATTCTACACAGGAGGTGATCCAAGCTTTATGGCTATTCCTTGATGCTGGAAATGATCTTGCCGGGAGCCCCACGTATAGGTACATGTACACCTAATATGCAATAGTTATATCATGATCTTTGTCTTCTTCTACTTTAGAATCCTGTGCATCAACCACCATTCACTTCCATGTTCATCTGAAAAGCGAATAAAGCATGCTTACATGATTCATCTGAATTGCCCTCATAATTTACTTTTAGCTCCTTGGTTGATATGTATCTGTTATGGCTTGCTAATCAGCCAAATTCAGTATGTGATTCAGCAGGATTGACTCGGTCCATTACATGAATGAACTATGCTTTTGACTTCATAAAATGCACGTGACTCGAACTTTTTAGTAATTAGTGCCAAGTTAttggaaagaattttttttctattttcatttttgacAGGTGAATAAGATTTAACTGAATAAAGAAAGCTATTTTGTAACAACAACTGGATCCTGAAACCCAAATTCTCATAGAAACTTTGCCATATTCTGAACGCACGTTTAATTCGAGGACAAATGGTAAGAGACCGTAACAGAATTAGAATGTCAACCAAAATTTCTCagctttttttcaaaagcatgtGCTTGTATAACATGGATACGCCTTTTGAGGCCTAAGGGTACAACTGAAAATACTTGTTTAATGATAATTCCACACAACATACATATGAGCCAAAGAAAACACCAATTTCCTAAACAAACTCTATTACCCCAACCTTTTGAGCTGTAAAAACATGACTTATCCTTTCATCTGTCTCCAACTCTTCAGTTATCTCCAGGCTCTCTCCAGCAGCTAATATCAATGCTTGGTGTTTCTTCGTGTTGCCTGACTATCTTCCtggatttattatttgatatcaaCTTTAATGAATTGCCCTTTTTATTGAGAAGTTCTACAGTTCTTGGTGTGGTTCTGAGTGTCAGCTTATGTTCGTATACTCACCCGTAAATTGTGTGGTCTGGTGAAAAGGGTGATGATGCATTGTCATGGAGTGTACAAATTCTGTTGGAATTTTTGTTTGTGCAGATTACTCTTATATGACATgcgaaacaaagaaaaagataatactacctcaaaactatttaaatattgtcaTTTGTGACAGGTATGACCTGGTTGACTTAACACGACAAGTACTGTCAAAGCTAGCAAACCAAGTATATAGGGATGCTATGATTGCTTTTCGAAGGAAAGATGCTAGAGCTTTGAATCTTCATGGACAGAAATTTTTGCAGATCATAAAGGATATCGATGTGCTTCTTGCTTCTGATGATAACTTTCTACTTGGAACATGGCTTGAAAGTGCAAAAAAGCTGGCTGTTGATCCAAACGATATGAAGCTGGTGAGAACTAATAGTTCCTTACCTTCGGAGAATAAtagtattgttattatttgattgaattgTATAAGCCAATGTTTCATTTCTTCAATCATATGCTAAAACAGCTGAATGAAATTTCATGTCAAGATTAGGGTTTGCTGCACaatttcttttcagtttttaatTCTATCTATTTTATAGCTGTCTATTCTCTTAAATCAGATGTCACCTTGTCTTTTCTCACAGGTcataaatctttcttttttttccttgttcaaGTTATGCCTTCAACTTTCTTTCAAGTTATATTTTCCCCTAGTCGATGTTTTTCCTGTTACATGTTTATTCACAAGCACTTCACCCAGCATGCTGAATTTAGAGACTGTTATTTATGATTGTGGATTTGGATCGATTTAATGACATCATTGTTTCAAAGGAGCAAGTTGTTGGAACAgtgttttctttgttctttttcagAAACTATAACAGGGTTTTTGTAAGGCAAATTTGATGATGCAAGATTACTGAACTTACCGCTTATTTTTTCCAGTATGAATGGAATGCAAGAACACAAGTGACAATGTGGTATGATACGACAAAAACCAACCAGAGCCAGCTTCATGATTATGGTAACGTTACTATGTACTCTTTaccttatttattatatttttaggcCTCGAAATTGGGTACAGATACTCTCCCTCCTTTCCTCTTAGCTAACAAATTTTGGAGCGGGCTACTAGAAGACTATTATCTTCCACGAGCTTCAACCTATTTTGGTCATTTGATGAAAAgcttggaagaaaataaaaacttcaagtTGACAGAGTGGAGAAAAGAATGGATAGCCTTCTCAAACAAATGGCAAGCGGATACGAAGATTTATCCTGTGAAGGCCAAGGGAGATGCTCTAGCTATTGCTAAAGCATTGTACAGAAAATACTTTGGTTGAATCATTTCAATGGCGTTAAAGAAATCTGGTGGGCTCAAAAAGATGAGCAGAGCAGTAAAAACCTGCACGTTTATTTAAAGGGATTATGATATCTCTGGGAGCCCTTCTTGTTTGGGGCTTTACAAAGAAACCATAAGTTGTCGTGTTTCTCTGACTATTCCATATGCAGGCACGGCCGGCCTTGTCCAACTTTGGCATGAAGAATTACTCCATTGTACACTACACAGTTTGTCACAGTTAAAGATCCAATAATCTTCCATTCATTTTAAGCTTGAACTTTCTTAGCCATTGCTCAATTTGATCTGATGGTTCATTGTTATAGATGTTGCAAGTGCGACAAACACCAGTTtgcagaaaaattcaaaaggtaGATGAGTTGGAAGGGTTTTTCTTGTATAAACAAGTAACCGGTACAATTAGAATCATAAGTATGCTTCTTTCTTGTCTCTAGGTTTTACCCCAATTAGCTAACATCACATGTATGCCTAAAACAATTACCTCCAAAATGCCGAATAGGCAGGGCACCTTCTTGGATATATAAGCTGCAGGAGTTGGAAATGTTTATTCACCAAGTCGCGTGCCTCTGCCTGTTTTCTTGCATTTATCCATTTCATTCTATTCTATTTTCTGAAGGGCATGAAGGGTCTGGGTTGATTTCGGATCCAAAGAGATCCAGCCATCTTCTTTCTCATCTAACATATTTTCATCGTTAGCATCATCAAAGTTGGATTCGTTAGTAGGTCCATATAGTCATAATATCGCTTCTTGAAGGCCAACCTTGCCACCAAGGTAGAGTTGTGTAGGAATGTCACATTTGTGTAGACTTGGGACTGCTTCTGTCTGTGTGAGTGTTAGTGATCCTGTCAATGCCAGCAAGGGCTCTAACAAAAATGCTTGACTCTcactttttctttccttctgttTTCTCATTTCTTCCAGTAGTGATTTGCTCGTGTCAATCCCTGTTTAGTCGATCAGAAAACATGAAAGACAAGTAAGCTCAAGAAACCACATCGACGAAAAGAGTTCCATTTCAAGTATTCTCACCCGCAAGATATCCGCCATGGACATAACCACTAAATCGTTCACTAGTGTGTTCACCAGTGAAGAAGATGCGTCCTACCGGGGCCTGAACAAAACAAGCAAGATTTAGAAATGCATTGTGAagctctctctttatttttcctccttttctATGAAACAACTGCAACATTGAAACTGCCATGTACAGCCAGAGTGAAAACAGAGGAATAAATGCAGCAGAAATAAGATGGGAATTACCTTAATATAATGAACATCTTGGTTATCTGAAATGATGGGGTAGTTGCTGTAGCTGCCACGCTGGAATCTGTTGTTCCACCAGCGGGGCACAAGTATATCAGTGGCATTAGGTATATTGGGTCCAAACATGTCTCTAAGGACCCCCATAGCTTCCTCCAGTGTCTCCTCGTCAGATTGAGCTTCAACGCGTTTCGATTCCCCATTCGTCAGCGTCACGACCAAAATATTCGAACCAGGGTATGCATTTTCCATGTGCTGATGACAAAGCAACAAATCAGCAGCCAACTTGGATGAGTTCAGTGAGTTACTAGCTATGATTTGATTATTAAGAGACATTATACTTATCAATCAATCACGTCTATTTGCCATAGTATAAGCATAGAATCTGCGTTGATATTACATGGATGTATATATGTGAAAATGTTGGAGACAGTGAGATCCCACAATGCTTCCGCAAGAGGACACGAGTGATCGTTAAAATATTTCAATCCTCTCCTAATCAAGTGAGAGGAAATAATTTTAGATGCTGTGGGTCTCAAAATTGATTATCATGCACATATCTTGTCTGCatatagagaaataaaattataaaaaagaggcTGACATTGCAATCGATTCCCTTAATTCAACTAGAAGCGCCAGCTCTAAGACAATGACAGAAACACCAGGTACATAATAACTGGAAgaacaatacaaaaacaaataatgcagCGGATTCTAGTTTGCTTCCTATGCAAGAAAGCTAGTCGACATTTTCTTATCATGTTGCAATCAAGCTATCATACGAGATCTACAACAGGACAAGCTGCTTTATTTAGTCAAGCTATCATACGAGATCTACAACAGGACAAGCTGCTTTATTTAGTCAAGCTAATATCATATGCATCGGGTTATGTTTGGTATATATGATTTttgcaaattgatttgaattggTAGGAAGTAAATCTTAACttgaatcaaaagttaaaaatgtttaatttttaacttacGGATTCTAACGTATACATGCTTCTTTAAAAGAGTTGCTTCAAGtcaattttaacttatttttatcataaattgtttataaaaaacaacttttgaattatgatttaaaatcaaaagtgtCATGCCAACCATAATCTAAGCATGGGTGGGCCGGCCAATACTACAGACCTCTTCTCTGCAAAAAAAGGTCCCAGGTTTGAGCTTTCCCTTCCAAGAAATTAGCAAAATATGTCACTATCGATGCTGAAACTGTTTGACATTAAACCTAAGCTGCCAAGCAGCAAGTTGTATATGGATTGGAAAAAAGTCAGCATCCATGTTCCCCTTAGCACCATGCAGTCTATTGACTTCTTGAACTAAAGGTTGGCCTGAGGTTGCAATTATAAATGAAAGATTTAAATGCAAGGCACTTGGGACAGACAGAGAATTGAATCACTGCCCATCATACCAAAGAACAAGCACGTTTAAAATTCTAAATGCAGTGTTGAACGATTGTTTTCAAATTCCATTCAGCAGAAGCAAGCAACACGGCATTCGGAATATGATCTGGGAAGCAAAAACAAGGAGGAGAAATAACCTGCCAGAAGGTGTAGTATCCCCTTCGCTCGTGAGCATAGATGAAGAACTCTTTTCCGGGACCACATGGCCAAAATTTATATGGGAACTTGAGGAAAATCTTTGTATATATCATCACATCACATTTCTCTATGGCCTCTGTTTTCCACCtctgcat
This region of Populus trichocarpa isolate Nisqually-1 chromosome 9, P.trichocarpa_v4.1, whole genome shotgun sequence genomic DNA includes:
- the LOC7467345 gene encoding alpha-N-acetylglucosaminidase, whose translation is MSTLKTLIFTTTLLILTLSSVALSRPEAIDSLLKRLDSKRASSSDQESAAKAVLKRLLPSHIHSFLFKIVSKDVCGGHSCFLINNYYKESSGNGPEISIKGTTAVEIASGLHWYLKYWCGAHVSWDKTGGVQIASIPKPGSLPHVKDKGVMIQRPVPWNYYQNVVTSSYSYVWWNWERWEKELDWMALQGINLPLAFTGQEAIWQKVFMNLNITTEDLNDFFGGPAFLAWARMGNLHGWGGPLSQNWLDQQLCLQKQILSRMLELGMTPVLPSFSGNVPAALKKIFPSANITRLGDWNTVDKNPRWCCTYLLNPSDPLFVEIGEAFIRQQVKEYGDVTDIYNCDTFNENSPPTSDPAYISSLGAAVYKAMSRGDKDAVWLMQGWLFYSDSAFWKPPQMQALLHSVPFGKMIVLDLFAEAKPIWKNSSQFYGTPYVWCLLHNFGGNIEMYGILDAISSGPVDARIIENSTMVGVGMCMEGIEHNPVVYELMSEMAFRSGKPQVLEWLKTYSRRRYGKAVRQVVAAWDILYHTIYNCTDGIADHNTDFIVKFPDWDPSLHSGSNISEQDNMRILLTSSGTRRFLFQETSSDFPEAHLWYSTQEVIQALWLFLDAGNDLAGSPTYRYDLVDLTRQVLSKLANQVYRDAMIAFRRKDARALNLHGQKFLQIIKDIDVLLASDDNFLLGTWLESAKKLAVDPNDMKLYEWNARTQVTMWYDTTKTNQSQLHDYANKFWSGLLEDYYLPRASTYFGHLMKSLEENKNFKLTEWRKEWIAFSNKWQADTKIYPVKAKGDALAIAKALYRKYFG